A segment of the Marinobacter arenosus genome:
GCGCCGGCCCGGGAAAGGTGCCCAGCGATGTGTCCACCTGGGGTGCGGCCAGATGCCAGAAGCCGAGAAAAATCAGAATGCCGATGGTCGGCAGCAGCAGCTGCTTGCCGCCCTGGGCCAGCTCGGCGCCGGTGAACCGGTCAGCCAGCAGTTTCAGCCAGCCGGATGCGCCGGTTCTGGAAGTGGGGGTGGTTGACGTACTCATGTCGTTCTCCTGGGTACTCCCGGTTACGGTGTCTCGGAGCCTTTGAGGCCAATGTCGAAGCTGTCGATGTAGGCATTGGGCTGGCGCGGTGTGAACGCGACACCATCGATCAGCTCACCCTGGTCCGGGCGGGCGAAGTTTTCCTGGCTGAAGTCAGGGAAATCCTCTGCATTCATCAGGCCATCTTCGATCAGGGATTTGGCCGCTTCGGCATAGATGTCGCCCCGGTAGACCCGGGCCGCGGTCTTCATGTACCAGTCGTCCGACTTGGCTTCCGGAATCTGTCCCCAGCGACGCATCTGCGAGAGGTACCAGATGGCGTCAGACGGGTACGGGTAGGTGGCGTGGTAGCGGAAGAACACGTTGAAGTCGGGCACTTCCCGGACATCGCCTTTCTCGTACTCGAAGGTACCGGTCATGGAATTGGCGATGACCTCGGCATCGGCGCCAACGTAGCTGGGACGGGCCAGGATCTCGACCGCTTCCTCCCGGTTGGCGTTGTTGTTCTCATCCAGCCAGTGCGCGGCGCGGATCAGTGCCCGCAACAGGTGCAGGTGGGTGTTGGGGTTCTCCTCGGCCCAGGCCTGGGTGACACCAAAGACCTTTTCCGGGTTGTTTGGCCAGATCTCATAGTCGGTGATCACCGGTACCCCGATGCCCTTGAACACGGCCTGCTGGTTCCACGGCTCGCCGACGCAGTAGCCCTGAATCGTCCCGGCTTCCATGGTGGCCGGCATTTGCGGCGGTGGCGTGACCGACAGATGCACGTCGGCCTCCAGGGTACCGCTGGTGTCGCCGCGCTGGGGCGCGTAGTAGCCCGGGTTCAGGCCCCCGGCGGCCAGCCAGTAACGCAGCTCGTAATTGTGGGTGGAGACCGGGAACACCATGCCCATGCGGAACCGCTCGCCCTTGGCCCGGGATTCCTCCACCACCGGCTTCAGTGCGCTGGCGCTGATCGGGTGAACGGGCTTGCCATCCTGTTCGGGGATGTGCTGGCTCATGGTTTCCCAGACATCGTTGGACACGGTGATGCCGTTGCCGTTGAGGTCCATGCTGAAGGCGGTGATGATGTCGGCCTGGGTGCCGTAGCCGATGGAGGCGCCCAGAGGCTGGCCGGCCAGCATGTGGGCGCCGTCCAGTTCACCGGTGATGACCCGGTCCAGCAGAACTTTCCAATTGGCCTGAGCCTCCAGCTCGACGAACAGGCCCTCGTCCATAAAGAAGCCCTGTTCCCAGGCGACAGCCAGGGGTGCCATGTCCGTCAGTTTGATGAAGCCCAGTTTCAGGTCCGGCTTCTCCGGCGCGCCAATCTCGGCCTGGGTCAGGCTGGCACCGGTCAGCAGCGAGACTGCCGTGGCCAGTCCGGCCAGTTGTCGGAGTGTTCCGGTGACGATTGTCAGGGATGTCTTCATGGTTCCTTACCTCGCGATGTTCTTTCAGGCAAAAAAAAAGCGCCTGCCCTCCGTTGCCGGAAAGCAGGCGCCTATGCCTGTCGAATCTGTGATGTTCTCGAATGTTCACGGAGATAGTCTGCACAGCCTGTGCCAGTGATAAAAAAATGCGTGAAAACAGGAGGTAAGAAAAACCGGCGCAGCTCATGGACGGAGCTTCCGCTGTCTGGACCGAGTCGTTTTAGTGCATCTTGATGGTTTTTTGCACCATTGTGGCCCCGCTGACCCGGGTTTCGGCAAAGACGAACGTCGGGGTTGGTGTCGGGTGCCGGCCCCGGGGCGGCATGGCCACAGGCCTGGGGCCTCGATCCTCCGATCGGGGACGCACTGGCCCTGTTATTGCACCGTGAATTGCCAGAAACCGACCCATTATTGAAACCAGGCAACGAAGCCCCTCCACTGCCCAACGGATCACCCGTGTGCAGTCGAGGGGCTTTTTGCTTGTGAGCCAAGAGGATGAAACGTGGATACCAAGCTGAACTCCGCAACCGGGATCAAGACCACCTGCCCTTATTGTGGCGTTGGCTGCGGTGTTGCCGCGCGCCCCGATGGGGTTACCGGCGATCAGGACCATCCGGCGAACCAGGGTCGCCTGTGTGTCAAAGGCTCTGCACTGCATGAAACCCTGGTGCCAACCGGTCGGTTGTTGTCGCCCCGGGTGGCGGGAGCGGATCGCACCTGGGCGGAAGCTCTGGCCGCTGTGTCCGGGGCCATACGAGAGGTCGTGGCTGAGCACGGGCCCGGGTCCGTGGCCTTCTACCTGTCGGGCCAGTTGCTGACCGAAGACTATTATGTGGCCAACAAGCTGGCCAAAGGTTTCATCGGTACGCCCCACGTGGATACCAACTCCCGGCTGTGTATGTCCTCGGCGGTGGCGGCTCACAAACGGGCCTTCGGCGAGGACTGCGTGCCGGGCTGTTACGAGGATGTCGAATTGGCGGACCTGCTGGTGCTGGCCGGGAGCAATGCGGCCTGGGCCCATCCGGTGCTGTACCAGCGGATGAAGGCCGCGGGCCGGTCGGGGCGGCGGGTGGTGGTGATCGATCCCCGCCGAACGGCAACCGCTGAACTGGCGGACCTGCACCTGAAACTGAAGCCGGGCACCGACACCATCCTGTTTAACGGCCTGCTGGTGTGGCTGGCAAAACACCGGGCCGTCGACCATGACTACGTGGCGCGACACTGCCAGGGTTATGACGCATCCCTCGAGGCGGCCCTCGAGGCGGCGCCCTCGGTGACTTCCGTTGCCCAACAGTGCGATCTTCCGGTTGGCGATGTTGAACGCTTCTATCGCTGGTTTGCGCAGACGCCGCGCACGGTCACGGGCTTTTCCCAGGGTATCAACCAGGCGCTGGCGGGTACCGATAAATGCAACGCCATCATTAACTGCCACTTGGCGACCGGTCGAGTTGGCTTACCCGGTGCCGGTCCCTTCTCGCTTACGGGGCAACCCAATGCCATGGGTGGCCGGGAAGTCGGCGGGCTGGCCAACACCCTCGCGGCGCACATGGATTACGACAGCCCGGGAGCCCGGGAACAGGTGGCGCGATTCTGGGGCACCGAAGCCATCCCCGAGGGTCCGGGCATGAAGGCGGTGGACCTGTTTGAGGCGGTACACCGGGGCGACATCAAAGTCCTCTGGATCATGGGCACCAATCCGGCGGTCAGCCTGCCCCGTTCGGCACGGGTGCGCGAAGCACTGGCCCGCTGCCCCACCGTGATCGTGTCCGACTGCGTGGCGGAAACCGACACCACCGAATATGCCGATATTCTGCTCCCCGCCGCCGGCTGGGGTGAGAAGAACGGCACCGTGACCAATTCCGAGCGCTGTATCTCGCGCCAGCGTTCGTTCCTGCCGCTGCCTGGCGAGGTACGGCCAGACTGGTGGATACTGAGTGCCGTGGCCCGGGAGCTGGGGCATGGCCAGGCCTTTGATTACCAGACGCCGGCGGCGATCTTCCGGGAGCATGCGGCGCTGTCCGGTCTGGCGGCCCGCGAGGCCTACGGACAGCGAAAGTTTGACATTGGTGCCCTCAATGACCTCTCGGAAGCCGGGTATGACCTGCTGGCGCCCGTGCAGTGGCCCCTGGTTGTCGACGCCTCGGGACAGCTGTCCGGCACCCGGCGGCTGTATTCAGACGGTGTCTTTTCGACGCCCGATGGGCGCGCCCGTCTGGTCCCGGTGTCCACGATTACCTCGGGCCAGGTGCCGACCCCCGTCCACCCGATCGTGGTGAACACCGGGCGGATCCGTGACCAATGGCACACGATGACCCGGACCGCTCTGGCGCCGCGGCTGCTGGCGCATCGCCAGGAACCGTTTATCGAGGTGCATCCGGACGATGCCCGGCCGCTAAACCTCCGGGACGGCGATTTGGGTCGACTGACCGGTGAAGACTCTGCCGCTTACGTCGGCCGGGTCAGGGTCACCGAGGATCAGCGGCCGGGTGAAGTGTTCGTGCCGATCCACTGGAACAGGCGGTTTGCCTCCGAGGCCACCGCGACCAGCTTGATGATGCCGGTCACCGACCCGGTCTCCGGTCAGCCGGAGGGCAAGCACGGCGTTGCCAGCCTGGCGCCGGAGCCGACCCGGTGGCAGGCGCGACTGATGCGGCGTCCGGGCCACAACTGGCAACCGGACCAGGCCCGCCCGGACGGCTACTGGAGCCGGCAACCGCTGAGTCACAGTGAAAGCTGGTGGCTGGCGGGACACCAACCGGTGGACTGGGCCCGTGAGGTTGAAGCCTGGCTCGGGGGAGCGCCCCAGGTGTTGATGGGAGATCCCGCCTGTGGCCGGTTCCGGGCGGCCCGGATTCTGGATGGTAAGTTGCAGGCGGTTTTGTTGGTCGACACAGCCGCCGCCGACTTGCCGGATCTGGCCTGGCTGGATGAGTGTTTCGGAGCCGAGCGGTTAAGTCGGGAGCAGCGTCAATGCCTGCTCGCCGCCCGATCGGTGGACACCGAAGACGTGGGGGACCTGGTGTGCAGTTGCTTCCAGATCGGTGAAAAACAGATCGAGAGTGCCATTCGCGCCGGCCAGCACAGTGTTGAGGCACTGGGCGAGGCGTTGAAGTGCGGGACCAATTGCGGCTCCTGCGTGCCGGAATTGCGCGGTTTGTTGGAGGACACGCTGCCGCAGCGGGCGACACTGGCTTCCTGATCGGCGGTCAGTTCAGCTTGCGCAGCATCTGGATCGGTACCCGGTAGCGCACGCTCCGGGTACGCCCGATTGCCCGGACGGTGCACGTCTTGCGGTTGACCCGGAGAATGCTGCCGCGCACCTCCCGCGCGCCCGAGCCGAAGACGACGGCCTCTCCCACCTGCCAGTTAGACCGTTCGGCCATCGGGTCCGGCATTTCGAATTCGACGTCGGACAGGGCCACGCCGGCGTCGGCGGCCCGGTCAGCGAGGGTCTGGCGTGTCGCCTCGGCGCCACCGCTTTCATAGAGCTCATCCAGGATGCCGTAGAAATGCCGGTTGTGCACCGAGCCCCGATACCGTTGGCCGGCACTTTGTTGCAACAGGTGTGCGAACTCATGGCAGCAGGTGTGGGCCAGCAGATTGAGTGGGCTCAGTTGCCCGCCGAAGTAGGCCCGTTGACGGATCTCCCGGCTTGAAAGCCAGCCCTGGGCCGTATCGGGGCGGTACTTGGCCTCAACCATGCGAACGCCGTAGGTAATCAAGTGCTGTTTCTGCTGGGGATCAAAGCGGTGGTAGGTGGCCTGGCCCGACCCGACCCTGCACGTCAGCGAGCTGCCCGGAGAGCGGTTTCGAACCCAGTCAGCCGCGGGTTGCCAGAGTACGTCGTAGGTGGTGTCGCACATCAGTTGGCCGAGTTGTCTGGCCTGAGCACTTTTCATCGAGCGGTTACTTCATTCAAGGACATCGGGTTCCATGATACCCGTTGCCGGCGCAGGGGTAAAAAGCACCACGGCCAGCGCGTCGGCCGACCATGGTGGCGGGATTACCCGCGAGCCCTCAGCCCTCGATTGGCGAGCGCCAGTCGTCCGCACCGGAGGTGCCGGCCACGGCATGCTCCCAGGTGACTTTGCGGTAGGACAGGGAGGCCGTCACCAGCTGGGTGAAATCGGCGCTGGCGGCGTCCTGGCAATGCGGCATGTTGCACTGGATGTCGATGATGGTGGCATCTTCGAGGATGGTGGAGAAGAAGTGTTCCTGCTTGCCTTCCACGGAGGTGCGGTACCACTTCAGTTCAACCTTGGGCAGCATTTCGCCGGAGGCCAGGGCGTTGTACATCAGCGGGGTGGCCTTGTTCAGCGCCGAGGTGAACTTGAACGGCTTGTGCACCCGCTGACCGGACGGCTGACCGGATTGGGGGTCGGTGGGCACCGTCACAACGTGGCTGAATTCCTGGACCAGCACTTCGTCTTCGTGACCTTCCACGTAGATGTTGCCGACGGAATCGGATGTGAACGCACCGGCGGTAATGTTGCCCTGAGTCTGGCCTTCGATACTGATGTAACAGGGAGTTGGCATAGTCTGCTCCATGACGTGTGAATGAAAACGTGTCCCCGAGGATTTCCCTGGACACCGCTCAACCAGTACAAGTGCCGTGCCAGCTCGGAAAAAGGCATATAAAACAGTCGCCCACAGAATTTTCAGGAGGTTGGTGGCTGCGCTGAGGCAACCGCGTGCCCGGGGTCCGGGCCAGACCTTGCTGGCCGGGCAAGAAGTGGCCCGATGAATCTCAGTCGAATGCGAGAGACGCCAGCAGTGCCAGAAGCAGCAGTGCAGACACGCTTTGCCAGAAGGTTACCGGGTGCCGTTCGATCAGGGGTGGCCGATGGCGGTTCTGCCAGTCGGCCCCGGGCTGGCGCAGGTCATGGAGAAACTCGGACAGGGCCGGATAGCGTCGGTGGGGTTCCGGGTGCAGGGCCCGACTCAAGGCGTCGTCGACCCACACAGGAATGTCCTCGCGATAGGGGCGGGCAGACTGGTAGGTGAGCCGGCGCTGCTGAGCGCGGTTGCGGATCTTCGGCACTTCCGCCTCGTAGGGAAGCCGCCCGGTGAACAACTGATAGGTTATGACGGCGAGCGAAAACTGGTCGGCCCGCCAACTGGCCGGTTCCCCCAGAAACGTTTCCGGGGCGCTGTACAGCGCCGCGCCCCGAGGGTGAGTCGGCGGGTCGCTGTCGCCCAACTCCTGCAGGCCGGCGACCCGGGTGGCGCCAAAATCGATCAGGGTCACGGTACCCTCGGCGTCCACCAGAATGTTCTCCGGTTTCAGGTCCTGGTGCACCATTTCCAGCCGGTGGAAGGCTCGCAAGCCGCGCCCCACCTGTTCGACCAGGTTTCGCACGGTCTCCAGGTCCGGGGCCGGATGGTCCAGCATCCACTGTTTCAGGGTCCGGCCCTCCACGAAGTGCGTCACCAGGTACACGCGACTCCGTGGTCGTTCGGGCGCGAAGGGTCGAACCACGTGGGGGTTGTTGATGCGTTGGGCAATCCACTCCTCGGCGGCGAACTGTTCCAGGTACTGGCGGTCGTCCCGCAGGTCCATGGACGGAGTCTTGATGACCACCGGCGTCTGGCTGGACTCGTCCCTGGCTTGGAACACGTGGCTTCGGCCACTGGCATGGAGCTGCCGGGCGATACGGTAGCTGTCGAGCATCTGGCCGGGGGCCAGCTCGGGGGCAAAGGGCAGTTGCCCCAGCTCCCGGTAAAGCTCACGGGCTTCGCGGGCATCCGGCACGGCATCAATCCGGACGATCTGAACCGTCAGGTTGTCGTCGCTGCCGGCGGCGAACGCGGCCCTGGCGATGGCTTCGGCCGTGGCATCGAGGTCGTCGCCCCCGTCTTCGAGCAACCGGAGGATCTCGCTTTCCGACAGGTGCTCGTAGATACCGTCAGTGGTGAGGAGAAACCGGTCCCCGGCGCGCAGCGGTGCCTCGCGGTAATCGATATCGAGGCGATGTTCCATGCCCATGGCCCGGGTCAGGCAGCTTTCGGTTCGGGACAGCCAGAGTCGGTGGTCTGTGGTGAGCTGCTCCAGCTCGCGGTCGTGAATCCGGTAAATCCGGGAGTCGCCGACGTTGAAGACGTGGGCCGTTGTGGACTTGAGCACCATCACGCTCAGGGTGCAGACATAGCCCCGGTCGTGGTCGTATCGATACTGGCTCTGTCGGGTCTGGGCGTGGAGCCAGGCGTTGGTGGCCCGAAGGACCCGTTGGGCGGACTGTTTGACCGACCAGGTGTCGGGCGTGGAAAAGTAGTCGTTGAGGAAGCCGGCCACCGCCGATTCACTGGCCACCTGGCTGACATTGCTGGAGCTGATGCCATCCGCAATGGCCACGGCGATGCCCTTGGTCACACGCTGGTGGTTGTCGGGAATCAACAGGCCGTGAAAATCCTGGTTCAGGGCCTTGCGGCCCTGATCCGAATACTGGCCGACGGTAACGTCCAGGGTGGCTGACATAAATCAGCCCCCGTCCGGTGGTGACACCGGCGGGGGCAATCCGGCCTGTGCGGCGGCCGGAGCAGTGCAACGCTCAGGCACGATTCGCCAGTGCAGAGTCGTCGTAAGCTGCCGGAGCCGGACGCTTCGGAGCCGTACGCACGTGGGTGGTGTACAGGGTGAGGCCGGTGAAGGCCAGGCCGCCCACCAGGTTGCCCAGTACGGTCGGGATCTCATTCCACCAGAGGTAGTCCATGACCGAGAACTCACCGCCCATGATGATGGCCGACGGGAACAGGAACATGTTCACGATGGAATGCTCGAAGCCCATGAAGAAGAACAGCATGATCGGCATCCACATGGCCAGTACCTTGCCGCTGACGTTGGTGGAGATCATGGCGCCAACCACGCCCATGGACACCATCCAGTTGCACAGCATGCCGCGGATGAAAATGGTGGCCCAGCCAGCCGCGCCGTACTCGGCATACCCCAGGGTGCGGGCTTCGCCGACACTGGCAATTTTGGCGCCGACGGCGCCCGGGTCGGTGTTGAAACCGTAGGTAAAGATAAAGGCCATCATGAACGCAACGGTCAGCGCACCACCAAGGTTGCCGAGGAAAACCCAGCCCCAGTTACGCAGGATGGCTTTCGGCGTGACCCCCGGGCGCTTATCGAGCAGTGCCAGGGGCGTCAGCATGAACACACCGGTCAGCAGGTCGAAGCCCATCAGGTACAACATGCAGAAACCGATCGGGAACAGGATGGCGCCGATCAGGAAGACGCCGGTCTCTACCGCAATGGTGATGGCAAACGCGGCCGCGAGCGCCAGGATGGCACCGGCCATAAAGGCCCGGATCAGCGTGTCCCGCGTCGACATGTAAATCTTCGATTCACCGGCGTCCACCATCTTGGTGACGAACTCCGAAGGTAAAATATAAGACATAGCTCGTTCCTCTCGCCCACAAAAAAACGGCGCTACCCACCCGCTGCCACGTTCAAGGATGCAGGGGTGAGCAGACGCCGTCGTCTGAAAAGTATTCTGTCGCTGTGAACAGAGCCGACATTGGCCCCGTTACCGGGAGAGTTGCAGAGACCGTGCCAGAGTGTGTGGCCGGTTATGAAAGATATTTTATTTCAGAGGCTTGCCGGCATTTCCTGGGCCAGGCGCGGGTTCCGTTGAGTCCGGGGTCGGAACTGGGCGCACCCGTTCAGTGCGTTTTTCAGCGACATGCTGCACGCTGGAACAGGTGTTTGAATGACTCAGCGCAGCCGGAACCGGACCGGCAGGGCATAACGGAAGCTCTGACCCTTCATGTCGGGCGGGACGGGCGGTAGCGGGGCGGCCTGTTCCAGCATGTCCAGGGCGGCGCCATCCAGGAGCTGGTGTCCGGATCCGGTTTTCAGGCGGTGCTCCAGCAGGGAGCCGTCGCGCCGGAAACTGAACACCACCACCGGCATGCCCTCCTGCCCCAGGCGGCGGGCGCGCTGGGGGTAATCGTAGAATCGGCTGAGGTGTCGAGCCAGCCGGGTCAGGTAGTTATCGACCGCATCCGAGCGCCCGGCATTGAGTTCCACCTGCTGGCTTTGCGGCTGGGCCGTGGGTTCGGCGCTGGCACTGTCCGATGCCGGTTCGGTCGGCGTTGACGGGGCTTCCATCACCGGCTCGGGTGTTGGCTCCGGCGTGGGTTCAGGTAGCGTTTCTGGCTCTGGCTCTGGCTCTGGCTCTGGCTCTGGCTCTGGCTCTGGCTCTGGCTCTGGCTCTGGCTCTGGCTTTTGGGGGGGCGCCGGTTCCGCCGGTTGCGGCGCGGGGCGTGGCTCCGGGGTTGGTTCGGACTCTGTCGCCAGGCTGATCCGGATCGCCGGCGCCGTGTTGATCGCCGCATCGCCCAGGGCCGGCAGTCGAACGAGTTGATCCGGGGCCACCAGCAGGCTGGCCACCAGAGTAATCAGGACGGCGACCAGCAGCAGGACGGCGCGCGCAGCGCGGGGAATCGTGGTCATGATGCCGGTTCCGTCAGCAGCACGACGTCGGTATACCCGCCCTGCTCAAGGACCCGGAACAGCGCTTCGAGGTCCGCCATGGCGATAGAATCGGCGGCGGCGATTGTCAGGGGGCGGTCGGCATTGGGCGCTGGCAGTTGGTCAATCAGGGTGTTGGCGGTGAGCGTTTCACCGGCTACCTGCCAGACTCCACTGGCGGTGACCAGCAGGTCGGCGTGGGGGGGCTGTTCACTGGAATCCGAGGCGCCGGGAAGCTCGGGTAACGGCTCATCAGCAATCTGGCCCGCGACAATGAAAAACATCAGCAGCAGGAAAACCAGATTGATCAGGGGCAGCAGCGCGTCTTCCACGCGTTCCATCAGTGTTTTGCCTGAGGTCGACGGCGGGGGAACCAGTTGGGTCATGGTGTCTGCGTGGTCGCACGTTTCCAGTGGGTGTCGATGCCGGCGCTGTCCAGTCGGCTGAGCGTCCGGGTGAAAGCGCCGAGCTCGGTGTCAGGCCGGGTGGTGAGGTTCACTTCCGAAATGCCGGCGGCTGCCAGGCCGGTCATCAGGTCCTCGAGGGTGCGGGGCTTATCCTGCCAAAGTACCTCGTCCGGCCCGATCACGGTCAGTTCCGGGATCGACGGACCGGTTGCCGGGGTTCGCTCGGGCGTGGCGTTGCCGAGTTCCAGAAAGCCCACCGGTAGCAACCGGCTGGTGAGCATGAAGAACACCAGCAGAATGAACACCACATCGATGAGCGGGGTGATCCGAATGGGGATGGGCCGCCTGGGGCGGGGTTCAACCAGTTGCATGGGCAAAGCGCGGTCGGCCCGGATTCGAATAGCCCGGCGCGTGGTCCGCAGTCGGTCGGGCGCTGCCGGCGGGGGTTGATTCCGCATCCACGGCCTGCCCCTCGGGTGTGGCCGCTTCCTGGGTGGCAACGTTCAGCACCGTGACAAGGGTGCCGTCGATGGTTTTGTGGATCCGCCGCAGTCGGAATTCGATCCAGGCGGCCAGTGCCGCAAACGGAATGGCGATGATCAGGCCTGCCGCCGTTGTGGTCAGTGCTTCGTAGATCCCACCGCTCAGTTGGGCGGCGTTGGCACGGCCTTCCGTTGCGGCCATGGCACCGAATGCGTCCATCATGCCCATGACGGTGCCGAGCAGTCCGAGCAATGGCGCCAGGGCGGCGATTACCTCAATGATTTTGAGCGGCGCCTCGAACGGCTCCAGGGCGTGTTGGGCATCCCGGGCTACGGTGCTGCGAACCCGCTCGATGTCCTGCCGTTGCTGGCAGGCCTCAATGGTGTCTGCGACCAGGTGGAGCATCGGGTTCAGGCGACCGACCGCGCTTACCTGCCGGCGCAGTTGTGATGGCTGCACTTGCCCGGGCGATTGTTGCCAGATTGTCACAATTTTTTTAAGTCTGGGGGTGAGCCGGGGCGCGTATAACGCGCCCATCAGCATCAAATAGACGAAGGTAATTGCACCAGCCACAGCGATAGCCACAAGGACCATCATGACCGGGCCACCCATATCGAACAAACGGGAAAGCAGGCCGCCAAAGGGTTCGGTTGCAGAGAGCGTGGCAGTGTCTGGCATGGTCTACGACTCGGTACTGAAGTTGGTGATCTAAATAATAACGATTATCACTAAGTTTGCAAGGTGTAACCTGACATTCCCGAAGGCTCTGTTAAGATTCCTTCAGGGATCCGTGATCAAGACCTGCTGCCATTATGGGTGCGGCGGTCAGGAGGGGAGAGTCTCTATTTACCGTAACGCCCCAGTATTTGGAGTTGGAACGCTGCGATGATCAAACGTTGGTTTGGGAGCCTCGTTAATCGCGCGGTGGCCCTGGTGATTGTTGTCATCCTTCTGTCTGCCTTGGTAGTTACCCTTGTTGGTTCCCTGCTCAGTCAGGGTGAGCTCGAACAACAGGCGCGAGACCAGGTAGAAACCATGGCCCGTTTGGTGGCGAGTGAACTGGACGACAAACTTGCCCTGCGTCTGGAAACCCTCAGCCATGTCGCCGAAAGCTTCACCATGGACGAGACTGCGCTCAGTGCCCGCGCGCGCGTGCTCATCCGTCAGCAAACCGCTCTGCAACACCTTTTTGATGGCCTTTATCTGATCGACGCCACCGGCGTGGTCCTGGCCGAGTACCCCGAGGCGTATGAACAAACCGGTCTTAACGTCAGTGGCCGGGAGTATTTCCAGAACGTATCCCATCACATGACGCCGGTGATCAGCGATCCCTACATCTCGAATTACCAGGACAAGCCGGCGGTCATGATCGCGGCGCCCATTTTTGACCATCGGCAAAAGTTCCTCGGCATGATTGGCGGGGCGATCCTCCTCAAGGGCTCCAACTTCATGGAAGAGTTTGCCGGACTGCGGGTCGGCAAGACCGGGTATCTCGAAATTGGCACGCGCAGTGGGGTGACCCTGGCCCATGGCGGAAGCGATGAGGTCATGGTCC
Coding sequences within it:
- a CDS encoding formate/nitrite transporter family protein translates to MSYILPSEFVTKMVDAGESKIYMSTRDTLIRAFMAGAILALAAAFAITIAVETGVFLIGAILFPIGFCMLYLMGFDLLTGVFMLTPLALLDKRPGVTPKAILRNWGWVFLGNLGGALTVAFMMAFIFTYGFNTDPGAVGAKIASVGEARTLGYAEYGAAGWATIFIRGMLCNWMVSMGVVGAMISTNVSGKVLAMWMPIMLFFFMGFEHSIVNMFLFPSAIIMGGEFSVMDYLWWNEIPTVLGNLVGGLAFTGLTLYTTHVRTAPKRPAPAAYDDSALANRA
- a CDS encoding ExbD/TolR family protein, which encodes MTQLVPPPSTSGKTLMERVEDALLPLINLVFLLLMFFIVAGQIADEPLPELPGASDSSEQPPHADLLVTASGVWQVAGETLTANTLIDQLPAPNADRPLTIAAADSIAMADLEALFRVLEQGGYTDVVLLTEPAS
- a CDS encoding Hcp family type VI secretion system effector, whose protein sequence is MPTPCYISIEGQTQGNITAGAFTSDSVGNIYVEGHEDEVLVQEFSHVVTVPTDPQSGQPSGQRVHKPFKFTSALNKATPLMYNALASGEMLPKVELKWYRTSVEGKQEHFFSTILEDATIIDIQCNMPHCQDAASADFTQLVTASLSYRKVTWEHAVAGTSGADDWRSPIEG
- a CDS encoding bifunctional protein-serine/threonine kinase/phosphatase, which produces MSATLDVTVGQYSDQGRKALNQDFHGLLIPDNHQRVTKGIAVAIADGISSSNVSQVASESAVAGFLNDYFSTPDTWSVKQSAQRVLRATNAWLHAQTRQSQYRYDHDRGYVCTLSVMVLKSTTAHVFNVGDSRIYRIHDRELEQLTTDHRLWLSRTESCLTRAMGMEHRLDIDYREAPLRAGDRFLLTTDGIYEHLSESEILRLLEDGGDDLDATAEAIARAAFAAGSDDNLTVQIVRIDAVPDAREARELYRELGQLPFAPELAPGQMLDSYRIARQLHASGRSHVFQARDESSQTPVVIKTPSMDLRDDRQYLEQFAAEEWIAQRINNPHVVRPFAPERPRSRVYLVTHFVEGRTLKQWMLDHPAPDLETVRNLVEQVGRGLRAFHRLEMVHQDLKPENILVDAEGTVTLIDFGATRVAGLQELGDSDPPTHPRGAALYSAPETFLGEPASWRADQFSLAVITYQLFTGRLPYEAEVPKIRNRAQQRRLTYQSARPYREDIPVWVDDALSRALHPEPHRRYPALSEFLHDLRQPGADWQNRHRPPLIERHPVTFWQSVSALLLLALLASLAFD
- a CDS encoding energy transducer TonB, with translation MTTIPRAARAVLLLVAVLITLVASLLVAPDQLVRLPALGDAAINTAPAIRISLATESEPTPEPRPAPQPAEPAPPQKPEPEPEPEPEPEPEPEPEPEPEPETLPEPTPEPTPEPVMEAPSTPTEPASDSASAEPTAQPQSQQVELNAGRSDAVDNYLTRLARHLSRFYDYPQRARRLGQEGMPVVVFSFRRDGSLLEHRLKTGSGHQLLDGAALDMLEQAAPLPPVPPDMKGQSFRYALPVRFRLR
- a CDS encoding CmpA/NrtA family ABC transporter substrate-binding protein, producing MKTSLTIVTGTLRQLAGLATAVSLLTGASLTQAEIGAPEKPDLKLGFIKLTDMAPLAVAWEQGFFMDEGLFVELEAQANWKVLLDRVITGELDGAHMLAGQPLGASIGYGTQADIITAFSMDLNGNGITVSNDVWETMSQHIPEQDGKPVHPISASALKPVVEESRAKGERFRMGMVFPVSTHNYELRYWLAAGGLNPGYYAPQRGDTSGTLEADVHLSVTPPPQMPATMEAGTIQGYCVGEPWNQQAVFKGIGVPVITDYEIWPNNPEKVFGVTQAWAEENPNTHLHLLRALIRAAHWLDENNNANREEAVEILARPSYVGADAEVIANSMTGTFEYEKGDVREVPDFNVFFRYHATYPYPSDAIWYLSQMRRWGQIPEAKSDDWYMKTAARVYRGDIYAEAAKSLIEDGLMNAEDFPDFSQENFARPDQGELIDGVAFTPRQPNAYIDSFDIGLKGSETP
- a CDS encoding ExbD/TolR family protein; protein product: MQLVEPRPRRPIPIRITPLIDVVFILLVFFMLTSRLLPVGFLELGNATPERTPATGPSIPELTVIGPDEVLWQDKPRTLEDLMTGLAAAGISEVNLTTRPDTELGAFTRTLSRLDSAGIDTHWKRATTQTP
- a CDS encoding nitrate reductase — translated: MDTKLNSATGIKTTCPYCGVGCGVAARPDGVTGDQDHPANQGRLCVKGSALHETLVPTGRLLSPRVAGADRTWAEALAAVSGAIREVVAEHGPGSVAFYLSGQLLTEDYYVANKLAKGFIGTPHVDTNSRLCMSSAVAAHKRAFGEDCVPGCYEDVELADLLVLAGSNAAWAHPVLYQRMKAAGRSGRRVVVIDPRRTATAELADLHLKLKPGTDTILFNGLLVWLAKHRAVDHDYVARHCQGYDASLEAALEAAPSVTSVAQQCDLPVGDVERFYRWFAQTPRTVTGFSQGINQALAGTDKCNAIINCHLATGRVGLPGAGPFSLTGQPNAMGGREVGGLANTLAAHMDYDSPGAREQVARFWGTEAIPEGPGMKAVDLFEAVHRGDIKVLWIMGTNPAVSLPRSARVREALARCPTVIVSDCVAETDTTEYADILLPAAGWGEKNGTVTNSERCISRQRSFLPLPGEVRPDWWILSAVARELGHGQAFDYQTPAAIFREHAALSGLAAREAYGQRKFDIGALNDLSEAGYDLLAPVQWPLVVDASGQLSGTRRLYSDGVFSTPDGRARLVPVSTITSGQVPTPVHPIVVNTGRIRDQWHTMTRTALAPRLLAHRQEPFIEVHPDDARPLNLRDGDLGRLTGEDSAAYVGRVRVTEDQRPGEVFVPIHWNRRFASEATATSLMMPVTDPVSGQPEGKHGVASLAPEPTRWQARLMRRPGHNWQPDQARPDGYWSRQPLSHSESWWLAGHQPVDWAREVEAWLGGAPQVLMGDPACGRFRAARILDGKLQAVLLVDTAAADLPDLAWLDECFGAERLSREQRQCLLAARSVDTEDVGDLVCSCFQIGEKQIESAIRAGQHSVEALGEALKCGTNCGSCVPELRGLLEDTLPQRATLAS